A window from bacterium encodes these proteins:
- a CDS encoding CBS domain-containing protein: MRIRDLMTEKGKLACVTSVAFLPEVAQRMQEADTGVIPVLDAQHPDKLVGIITDRDIAVRAVAKGVDLKNAKVQDFMTQDVNCISPDVDTLDAARLMAEKQLHRLCVVDNEKLVGILSLGDLAETEIDRAEHALKGISHGAKVEQKKQ; this comes from the coding sequence ATGCGGATCCGCGACCTGATGACGGAAAAAGGGAAGCTCGCGTGCGTGACCTCGGTGGCCTTCCTGCCTGAGGTCGCCCAGCGGATGCAAGAGGCCGATACCGGGGTGATCCCGGTGCTCGACGCGCAGCACCCCGACAAGCTCGTCGGCATCATCACCGACCGAGATATCGCGGTTCGCGCCGTCGCCAAGGGGGTGGACCTCAAGAACGCCAAGGTGCAGGACTTCATGACCCAGGACGTGAACTGCATCTCGCCGGACGTCGATACGCTCGATGCCGCCCGCCTGATGGCCGAGAAGCAGCTCCACCGCCTCTGCGTGGTCGACAATGAGAAGCTGGTCGGCATCCTCTCGCTGGGCGACCTGGCCGAGACCGAGATCGACCGGGCCGAGCATGCCCTCAAGGGCATCTCGCACGGCGCCAAGGTCGAGCAGAAGAAGCAGTAG
- a CDS encoding DUF1579 family protein produces MSHDDSLATPVQSPLACLIGEWTGTTRTRFRPTDHFEPCEVKARMRWVANGTFVLYEYDGMFNGEAAHGAAFFGIDPDSGEGSAAWVDSFHSSAAPTLSKGKAAPGEILNVAATYGDPAEPWGWQTIITAEGPDTIAILAYNIPPASMSERYVAIETKLQRAAARP; encoded by the coding sequence ATGTCACACGACGACTCCCTCGCCACTCCCGTCCAGTCCCCCCTCGCCTGCCTGATCGGGGAGTGGACCGGCACGACGCGCACCCGTTTCAGGCCCACGGATCACTTCGAACCCTGCGAGGTGAAGGCCCGAATGCGCTGGGTCGCGAACGGCACCTTCGTGTTGTACGAATACGACGGGATGTTCAACGGTGAAGCGGCACATGGCGCCGCGTTCTTCGGCATCGACCCCGATAGCGGCGAAGGATCGGCGGCCTGGGTCGACAGCTTCCATTCGAGCGCAGCCCCGACGCTGTCGAAAGGTAAGGCGGCGCCGGGCGAGATCCTGAATGTGGCAGCGACCTATGGAGACCCGGCCGAGCCGTGGGGCTGGCAGACCATCATTACCGCGGAAGGCCCGGACACCATCGCGATCCTGGCCTACAACATTCCGCCAGCCAGCATGAGCGAGCGCTACGTCGCAATCGAAACGAAGCTCCAGCGCGCGGCCGCGCGGCCCTGA
- a CDS encoding alpha-ketoacid dehydrogenase subunit beta, with product MRTITVRQAIQEALREEMRRDENVFLMGEDIAYYGSAYGVTKGFVDEFGEKRVKDTPISETAIIGAATGAALGGLRPIPEIMSINFALQALDQVVNHSAKLSYMFGGQMKVPMVMRTPAGWSQLSATHSQTLELLFAYIPGLKVVMPSTPYDHKGLLKSAIRDDDPVIFIEHALIYGAKGEVPEEEYLVPIGKSVVRRPGKDVTVVAYSRMAMLAMEAANDLAAEGIDVEVIDLRTLRPLDMEPVIESVKKTNRVVIAEEGWKTYGIGAEVQSRIYEEAFDYIDAPVRRVAGVEVPAPYNKHLEMAAYPHKANIVAAIREVLK from the coding sequence ATGCGTACCATTACCGTCCGCCAGGCCATCCAGGAAGCCCTTCGCGAGGAGATGCGCCGCGACGAGAACGTCTTCCTGATGGGCGAGGACATCGCCTATTACGGTAGCGCCTATGGCGTCACCAAGGGCTTCGTCGATGAGTTCGGCGAGAAGCGCGTCAAGGACACCCCCATCTCGGAGACCGCCATCATCGGCGCGGCGACCGGTGCTGCCCTCGGCGGCCTGCGTCCGATCCCCGAGATCATGAGCATCAACTTCGCCCTCCAGGCCCTCGACCAGGTGGTCAACCACTCGGCGAAGCTGAGCTACATGTTCGGCGGCCAGATGAAGGTGCCCATGGTCATGCGCACCCCGGCCGGCTGGAGCCAGCTCTCGGCGACCCACTCGCAGACCCTCGAGCTGCTCTTCGCCTACATTCCCGGCCTCAAGGTCGTCATGCCGAGCACCCCTTACGACCACAAGGGTCTGCTCAAGAGCGCGATCCGTGACGATGACCCCGTCATCTTCATCGAGCACGCCCTGATCTACGGCGCCAAGGGCGAGGTTCCCGAAGAGGAGTACCTGGTCCCCATCGGCAAGTCGGTGGTCCGTCGTCCTGGTAAGGACGTCACCGTCGTCGCTTACTCGCGCATGGCGATGCTCGCCATGGAGGCCGCCAACGATCTGGCCGCCGAGGGCATCGACGTGGAGGTCATCGACCTGCGCACCCTGCGCCCGCTCGACATGGAGCCCGTGATCGAGTCGGTCAAGAAGACCAACCGCGTGGTGATCGCCGAGGAAGGCTGGAAGACCTACGGCATCGGCGCCGAAGTCCAGTCGCGGATCTACGAGGAGGCGTTCGATTACATCGACGCGCCCGTGCGTCGCGTGGCCGGCGTCGAAGTGCCCGCCCCTTACAACAAGCACCTCGAGATGGCGGCGTACCCGCACAAGGCGAACATCGTCGCGGCCATCCGGGAAGTCCTGAAGTAA
- a CDS encoding sigma-70 family RNA polymerase sigma factor, with amino-acid sequence MLGSVPLSPFGARRPADRREAEWVRLGARGDRAAQGAIVRAYQDRVYGLLLRLSGDRELALDLSQETFLKAFAALKTFRQGASLGPWLLKIANNLFIDHVRSRRTESLEAAIEEGEWHEPGAEDPAIARIVHETDLLAALGLLPVQWRQAVVLRHLDDMPYEAIAEVLGVPVGTAKTWLFRGRERLRALLEQRGITP; translated from the coding sequence GTGCTAGGCTCCGTGCCGCTCTCCCCCTTCGGGGCACGCAGGCCCGCCGACCGCCGCGAGGCGGAGTGGGTACGGCTGGGGGCCCGGGGCGATCGCGCCGCGCAAGGCGCCATCGTCCGGGCCTACCAGGACCGGGTCTACGGCTTGCTGTTGCGCCTGTCGGGCGATCGCGAGCTCGCGCTCGACCTCTCGCAGGAGACCTTCCTCAAGGCCTTCGCGGCCCTGAAGACCTTCCGCCAAGGAGCGAGCCTCGGGCCGTGGCTGCTCAAGATCGCCAACAACCTCTTCATCGACCACGTGCGTTCGCGCCGGACCGAGTCGCTGGAGGCTGCGATCGAGGAGGGGGAGTGGCACGAGCCCGGCGCCGAGGACCCGGCGATCGCGCGGATCGTCCACGAGACGGATCTGCTCGCCGCCCTCGGCCTGCTGCCGGTGCAGTGGCGCCAAGCGGTCGTCTTGCGCCACCTGGACGACATGCCCTACGAGGCGATCGCCGAGGTGCTCGGCGTGCCCGTGGGGACGGCGAAAACTTGGCTATTTCGTGGACGCGAGCGCCTGCGCGCGCTGCTCGAGCAAAGAGGAATCACCCCATGA
- a CDS encoding periplasmic heavy metal sensor → MKARILPALLAVTMGLATLPATAAFAGPDGGRPHGDMQRMVERRMDRMFKYLEVTPEQRTKLKEIHRKQAEFAKGQRLTLKSKEHELGLLLKSPSATKDQALAKNREIDGIKQKLSEGRIQSWFESRAVLTPDQLKKMESFDFGAREGKGFRRGHGEKAQ, encoded by the coding sequence ATGAAAGCCCGTATCCTGCCCGCCCTCCTCGCCGTGACCATGGGGCTTGCGACCTTGCCTGCGACCGCCGCTTTCGCGGGGCCCGACGGAGGCCGTCCTCATGGCGACATGCAGCGCATGGTCGAGCGCCGGATGGATCGCATGTTCAAGTACCTGGAGGTGACCCCCGAGCAGCGCACCAAGCTCAAGGAGATTCACCGCAAGCAGGCGGAGTTCGCCAAGGGCCAGCGCCTGACCCTCAAGTCCAAGGAGCATGAGCTGGGCTTGCTGCTCAAGAGCCCCTCGGCCACCAAGGACCAGGCTCTCGCCAAGAACCGCGAGATCGACGGCATCAAGCAGAAGCTGAGCGAAGGGCGGATCCAGTCCTGGTTCGAGTCGCGCGCGGTGCTGACGCCCGACCAGCTGAAGAAGATGGAGTCCTTCGACTTCGGCGCCCGCGAGGGCAAGGGCTTCCGCCGCGGCCACGGCGAGAAGGCACAGTAG
- a CDS encoding MGMT family protein translates to MASTSQAFFAQVYDLVSQVPHGQVATYGQIAHLLGKPRAARAVGYALAHLPSDSMVPWHRVVNQEGRVSPRGVGTLPGDRQRALLEHEGIRFDAEGRLDLRRLRWQGPDAD, encoded by the coding sequence ATGGCCAGCACCTCTCAAGCCTTCTTCGCGCAGGTCTACGACCTGGTCTCGCAGGTACCGCACGGGCAAGTCGCCACCTACGGGCAGATCGCGCACTTGCTCGGCAAGCCCAGAGCCGCCCGCGCCGTGGGATACGCCCTCGCTCACCTCCCGAGCGACAGCATGGTCCCCTGGCACCGCGTGGTCAACCAGGAGGGCAGAGTCAGCCCGCGCGGGGTCGGCACACTGCCCGGCGACCGTCAGCGCGCACTATTGGAGCACGAGGGCATTCGCTTCGACGCCGAGGGGCGCCTCGATCTCAGGCGCCTGCGCTGGCAAGGACCGGACGCCGATTGA
- a CDS encoding carboxymuconolactone decarboxylase family protein — MARIAPVPVDTASEGVKAVFDSFMAARGNVPNMFRTLALVPELVTTLQAHFAAVLNAGTVELKLKELVVVRVSQLNNCDYCLASHTKIARQLGATDETFEELQCAIESPTFTEREKAAIAFAERLTVDSLGVDDAMFERLKEHFTDSEIVELAAVAGLFNYFNRFNNALQVEITR, encoded by the coding sequence ATGGCTCGCATCGCGCCCGTTCCCGTCGACACCGCCTCCGAGGGCGTCAAGGCGGTTTTCGACAGCTTCATGGCCGCGCGGGGCAATGTCCCCAACATGTTCCGCACCCTCGCCCTGGTGCCCGAGCTGGTGACGACGCTGCAGGCCCACTTCGCGGCGGTGCTCAACGCCGGCACCGTCGAGCTCAAGCTCAAGGAGCTCGTGGTGGTCCGGGTCTCCCAGCTCAACAACTGCGACTACTGCCTGGCTTCCCATACCAAGATCGCGCGGCAGCTGGGAGCGACCGACGAGACCTTCGAGGAGCTGCAGTGCGCCATCGAGTCGCCAACGTTCACCGAACGCGAGAAGGCGGCAATCGCCTTCGCCGAGCGCCTCACGGTCGATTCGCTGGGGGTGGACGACGCCATGTTCGAGCGTCTCAAGGAGCACTTCACCGACTCCGAGATCGTCGAGCTCGCCGCAGTCGCGGGCCTCTTCAACTACTTCAACCGTTTCAACAACGCCCTGCAGGTCGAGATCACCCGCTAG
- a CDS encoding GTP-binding protein: MTPNERPIPVTLVTGFLGAGKTTFLNHLLQDEHGARLAVIINEFDEVGIDRDLVRNASGQLVEMNNGCLCCTVQGDLKDVIAEIIASGKELDGIVIETTGLADPGPIATGLFADPFLCDATRLDAIVTLVDAFNVPKLLSPSLSADRAEDGALARAQIGYADVILLNKTDLVTDAEREALKASLRDLNRMARLYEVRQSVVPLSQVLGIEAFEFNARFGPEAPHADGHHHDPGIGSVSFHFERPFDQVKLNTFFCDLLREHGNDLYRCKGVVNVEGLDEPLLFQGVSTLFATASGTWKEGDTRTTRAVFIGRNLDRARLEAGMLGCLAQA; the protein is encoded by the coding sequence ATGACGCCGAACGAACGACCCATCCCCGTCACCCTCGTCACCGGGTTTCTCGGAGCGGGCAAGACGACCTTCCTCAACCATCTCTTGCAGGATGAGCACGGGGCGCGCCTCGCGGTCATCATCAACGAGTTCGACGAGGTGGGCATCGACCGTGACCTGGTGCGTAACGCCAGCGGCCAGCTCGTCGAGATGAACAACGGCTGCCTCTGCTGCACCGTGCAGGGCGATCTCAAGGACGTGATTGCCGAGATCATCGCTTCGGGCAAGGAGCTCGACGGCATCGTCATCGAGACCACGGGCCTCGCCGATCCCGGCCCCATCGCGACGGGCCTGTTCGCCGATCCCTTCCTCTGCGACGCGACCCGGCTCGATGCGATCGTCACCCTGGTGGACGCCTTCAACGTGCCGAAGCTGCTCAGCCCCTCGCTGAGCGCCGACCGCGCGGAGGACGGGGCCCTTGCGCGGGCCCAGATCGGCTACGCTGACGTGATCCTCCTCAACAAGACCGACCTGGTCACCGACGCCGAGCGCGAGGCCCTGAAGGCTAGCCTGCGCGACCTGAATCGCATGGCGCGCCTCTACGAGGTGCGGCAGAGCGTCGTTCCGCTGTCGCAGGTGCTGGGCATCGAGGCCTTCGAGTTCAATGCGCGCTTCGGGCCCGAGGCGCCGCATGCCGACGGTCACCACCACGATCCCGGGATCGGCTCGGTCTCGTTCCACTTCGAGCGCCCCTTCGACCAGGTGAAGCTCAACACCTTCTTCTGCGACCTCTTGCGCGAGCATGGCAACGACCTGTACCGCTGCAAGGGGGTGGTGAACGTCGAAGGCCTCGACGAGCCGCTGCTGTTCCAGGGGGTTTCGACCCTGTTTGCGACCGCGAGCGGAACATGGAAAGAGGGGGATACCCGCACGACGCGGGCCGTCTTCATCGGGCGCAACCTGGATCGCGCGCGGCTCGAGGCCGGCATGCTCGGCTGCTTGGCTCAGGCCTGA
- a CDS encoding GNAT family N-acetyltransferase, giving the protein MTSPTRWACPSARGCSSPTGGSKSRWSSARSARARPVLRISPLARLEDAPRALLREADPADSRVEAYLAEGQCFVAERDGAVVGVYVLLPTGPDRQELMNIAVRPDLQGQGLGKQLLHHAIETAREAGARVLEVGTGNSSLAQLGFYQKAGFRMVGIEPDFFTRHYPMPIWENGIHCRDMVRLSRPL; this is encoded by the coding sequence ATGACCTCACCGACGCGCTGGGCCTGCCCATCCGCACGCGGGTGCTCATCCCCCACGGGGGGCTCAAAATCACGCTGGTCTTCGGCGAGATCCGCTAGGGCTCGCCCCGTGCTGCGCATCTCCCCTTTAGCCCGTCTCGAAGACGCTCCGCGCGCGCTCTTACGCGAAGCGGATCCCGCCGACTCTCGGGTGGAGGCCTACCTCGCCGAGGGTCAGTGCTTCGTCGCCGAGCGCGACGGAGCCGTGGTGGGGGTCTACGTGCTGCTGCCGACAGGCCCCGACCGCCAGGAGCTCATGAACATCGCCGTGCGGCCCGACCTACAGGGCCAGGGGCTGGGCAAGCAGTTGCTGCACCACGCCATCGAGACGGCACGCGAGGCAGGAGCCAGGGTCCTAGAAGTCGGGACCGGCAATTCGAGCCTGGCTCAGCTCGGGTTCTATCAGAAAGCCGGCTTTCGGATGGTCGGTATCGAGCCCGACTTCTTCACCCGCCACTACCCGATGCCCATTTGGGAGAACGGGATCCACTGCCGGGACATGGTGCGGCTTTCGCGGCCGCTCTAA
- a CDS encoding response regulator transcription factor produces MAKILVADDDPNIRLLLQKQLEYEGYSVLTVASGKAAIDTARRETPDLLILDLMMPDVDGLEVCRTIRPEMVTPIIMLTAKGTDTDKVVGLAVGADEYMTKPFSLIELTARVKANLRRVDRLKRSMVDSPNRMAVDGLIIDTDQHIVSIHDEPIELPFKEYSLLHLLVSNLGKAISRDSILYRVWGDDFFGDDRVVDVHICRLREKLERFDNCPVQIKTVRGVGYRCVKIKEAVKA; encoded by the coding sequence ATGGCGAAAATCTTGGTTGCAGACGACGATCCCAATATCCGTCTGTTGCTTCAGAAGCAGCTTGAGTACGAAGGCTACAGCGTCCTCACGGTGGCGAGCGGCAAGGCCGCGATCGACACGGCCCGCCGCGAGACGCCGGACCTGTTGATTCTCGATCTCATGATGCCCGACGTGGACGGTTTGGAAGTCTGCCGGACCATCCGCCCCGAGATGGTCACCCCGATCATCATGCTCACGGCCAAGGGGACCGACACCGACAAGGTGGTGGGCCTCGCCGTCGGCGCCGACGAGTACATGACCAAGCCCTTCAGCCTGATCGAGCTGACGGCCCGGGTCAAGGCGAACCTGCGCCGGGTGGACCGCCTCAAGCGCAGCATGGTGGACTCGCCGAACCGGATGGCGGTCGATGGGCTCATCATCGACACGGACCAGCACATCGTCTCGATCCACGACGAGCCCATCGAGCTCCCCTTCAAGGAGTACTCGCTGCTCCACCTCCTGGTGAGCAACCTGGGCAAGGCGATCAGCCGCGACTCAATCCTCTACCGGGTGTGGGGGGACGACTTCTTCGGCGACGATCGCGTGGTGGACGTCCACATCTGCCGCTTGCGCGAAAAGCTCGAGCGCTTCGACAACTGCCCCGTGCAGATCAAGACCGTGCGCGGCGTCGGCTACCGCTGCGTGAAGATCAAGGAGGCCGTAAAGGCCTAG
- the pdhA gene encoding pyruvate dehydrogenase (acetyl-transferring) E1 component subunit alpha has protein sequence MVDKQLALEWYRKMALIRRFEEKCAEGYAYAKIGGFLHLYIGQEAVAVGAIGALNDDDDIVTHYRDHGHAIARGLDTNALMAELYGKATGCSKGRGGSMHFADASKHFWGGYALVGAHLPLAVGLAMASQYKGENRLAMAIFGDGSTNNGGFHESLNMAAVFKLPVIFLIENNLYSMGVALHRDSSISDLYKRAASYGIHGEAFDGMDVQAAYEATKRAVEHVRAGNGPVLLEAKTYRFRGHSMADPEMYRSKEEVEFWKQKDPITTWKARCVEAGIATAAEFDEMEAAANREAEESVKFADESPEPELSTLCDYIYANPIGQTEYQPV, from the coding sequence ATGGTGGATAAGCAGCTAGCCCTGGAATGGTATCGCAAGATGGCTCTCATCCGGCGCTTCGAAGAGAAGTGCGCCGAGGGCTACGCCTATGCCAAGATCGGGGGCTTCCTACACCTGTACATCGGGCAGGAAGCCGTGGCCGTCGGCGCCATCGGTGCGCTGAACGACGATGACGACATCGTGACCCACTACCGGGATCACGGTCATGCGATCGCGCGCGGCCTCGACACCAACGCCCTGATGGCGGAGCTCTACGGCAAGGCGACCGGCTGCAGCAAGGGCCGCGGCGGTTCGATGCACTTCGCCGATGCGAGCAAGCACTTCTGGGGCGGCTACGCCCTGGTCGGCGCCCACCTGCCGCTGGCCGTCGGCCTCGCCATGGCCAGCCAGTACAAGGGTGAGAACCGCCTTGCCATGGCCATCTTCGGCGATGGTTCGACCAACAACGGCGGCTTCCACGAGTCGCTGAACATGGCGGCGGTCTTCAAGCTGCCCGTGATCTTCTTGATCGAGAACAACCTCTACTCGATGGGCGTTGCCCTGCACCGCGACTCGTCCATCAGCGACCTGTACAAGCGCGCCGCCTCCTACGGCATCCATGGCGAGGCCTTCGACGGCATGGACGTCCAGGCGGCTTATGAGGCCACCAAGCGCGCCGTCGAGCACGTCCGCGCGGGCAACGGCCCGGTGCTGCTCGAGGCCAAGACCTATCGCTTCCGCGGCCACTCCATGGCCGACCCCGAGATGTACCGCTCCAAGGAAGAGGTCGAGTTCTGGAAGCAGAAGGACCCGATCACCACCTGGAAGGCGCGCTGCGTCGAGGCCGGTATCGCCACCGCCGCCGAGTTCGACGAGATGGAAGCGGCTGCCAACCGCGAGGCCGAGGAGTCGGTCAAGTTCGCGGACGAGAGCCCCGAACCCGAGCTCTCCACCCTTTGCGACTACATCTACGCCAACCCCATCGGGCAGACCGAATATCAGCCCGTGTAG
- a CDS encoding tetratricopeptide repeat protein, protein MNCHACQYALPPHANFCAQCGVRQLRESEPARSLPEASPETAGDRREVTVLFADVSGFTAMSEKLDPQAVTEIVNRFFEVLTEPIYRFGGVVDKYIGDAIMALFGAPIAHEDDPERAVRAAFEMQRAACEFAEQLQADTGIVLKVRIGIHTGLVVTGAVGGAQKRDYTVMGETVNLAQQMEGAARPGKVLVTHETYRHSSHAMDFAALEPVQVKGRPDPVPVYELIGPKAEAPARVEPVSMVGRQAELATLEEAFARAAEGAPHLVMLSGEAGIGKSLLSSALVAGLDPTREVDAQRVRAMSYEHGTPYALLSDFIRRWLGIKKQETPNEIRARLRQRVEAFESAAEARKRSILAISYLLGIGAESAEFTQLTPQQRRTMAFKAFNSLLLGYARDRVMLLNFEDLHWADEASLEWLQSLFDALTTRDFQQSRLLVLCQARPVEGSPLNRWRATIETRTLVLRPLSEAESWSLVASLLAMPNEPERWPEELRKLGEQVLARGEGNPLFLRELVRSLEDAGVLVRDERYIWQVSGSAASQLPSTVSGVIRSRLDRLGPAMRSVLQLASVVGRNFEPALIAQLAEQQADSLPLEALEAAEFLHRRSSGEWQFYQALTHEAVYNSLLLAKRKELHRKVGQALEQQLGARCEESPEVLARHFLLGEVIPKAVYYLFRSGEKALRGFSNQEALHCFEQCLTLMEREKELLETPSRAEVLLALSELLATTGQYAQAIAHLSTVLAEQTHPQERAETMRRLGGIYNLQGQYGEAMTYYEQGLSALATADDPLVRARILLDQALSLFRQGQYEEVVGLCQGSLEALSGTEHPKETAMALSILGIVCYRQNQLPVAEAYHMQAAELREQIQDVFGVASSLNNLGALYLELGDWGRCAENYERSLRLYEQIGDVSRQIIQMNNLGDLLRNRGDLAQALDFHRQALDRSQEIQDSFGAGVAAVGMGLVLVADERAEDAIERLLEGIGVMRGINAVEVLPEALAALAKAYHRCARPIEAREALEQGLAQAKENTSDTQHGLTLTAAALIHVESGELEEAQATIQAALAALGEAGAPIELARATAVEARILSALGDRAGADRKREEAAVVFDRLGAKLDREALATL, encoded by the coding sequence GTGAACTGTCACGCCTGTCAATACGCCCTTCCCCCCCATGCGAACTTCTGCGCCCAGTGCGGCGTTCGCCAGCTGCGCGAGAGCGAGCCGGCGCGAAGCCTGCCCGAAGCCAGCCCGGAAACGGCGGGGGATCGCCGGGAGGTGACGGTCCTCTTCGCCGACGTCTCGGGCTTCACCGCCATGAGCGAGAAGCTAGACCCCCAAGCCGTCACCGAGATCGTCAACCGCTTCTTCGAGGTGCTCACCGAGCCCATCTACCGTTTCGGTGGGGTGGTCGACAAGTACATCGGCGATGCGATCATGGCCCTCTTCGGCGCCCCCATCGCCCATGAGGACGATCCCGAACGGGCGGTCCGCGCCGCTTTCGAGATGCAGCGGGCGGCTTGCGAGTTCGCCGAGCAGCTGCAGGCGGATACCGGCATCGTCCTCAAGGTCCGCATCGGGATCCACACCGGCCTGGTCGTCACCGGCGCGGTCGGCGGCGCCCAGAAGCGCGACTACACGGTCATGGGCGAGACGGTCAACCTCGCCCAGCAGATGGAGGGGGCCGCACGGCCGGGCAAGGTCCTGGTCACCCACGAGACCTATCGCCATTCGAGCCACGCCATGGACTTCGCCGCGCTCGAGCCGGTGCAGGTCAAAGGCAGGCCGGACCCGGTCCCCGTCTATGAGCTGATCGGTCCCAAGGCCGAGGCCCCCGCACGCGTCGAGCCCGTCTCCATGGTGGGGCGCCAGGCGGAGCTTGCGACCCTCGAAGAGGCCTTCGCCCGGGCCGCCGAGGGGGCGCCGCATCTGGTCATGCTCTCCGGTGAGGCGGGCATCGGCAAGTCCCTACTGTCGAGCGCTCTGGTCGCCGGTCTGGACCCTACGCGCGAAGTGGACGCGCAGCGGGTCCGCGCCATGTCCTACGAGCATGGGACGCCCTATGCCCTCTTGAGCGACTTCATCCGGCGCTGGCTCGGCATCAAGAAGCAGGAGACGCCCAATGAGATCCGGGCGCGCTTGCGCCAGCGCGTCGAGGCCTTCGAATCTGCCGCTGAGGCTCGTAAGCGCTCGATCCTCGCGATCTCGTACCTGCTTGGGATCGGCGCGGAGAGCGCCGAGTTCACCCAGCTGACGCCTCAGCAGCGTCGGACCATGGCCTTCAAGGCCTTCAACTCCCTTTTGCTCGGTTATGCGCGCGATCGCGTCATGCTCCTCAACTTCGAGGATCTGCACTGGGCCGACGAGGCCTCGCTCGAATGGCTCCAGAGCCTGTTCGACGCGCTTACGACCCGAGACTTCCAGCAGAGCCGGCTTTTGGTGCTGTGCCAGGCGCGCCCGGTCGAGGGCAGTCCGCTGAACCGCTGGCGCGCGACGATCGAGACCCGAACCCTCGTGCTGCGCCCGCTGAGCGAGGCCGAGAGCTGGTCGCTGGTGGCGAGCCTGCTGGCGATGCCGAACGAGCCCGAGCGCTGGCCCGAAGAGCTGCGCAAGCTCGGCGAGCAGGTCCTCGCGCGCGGCGAGGGCAATCCCTTGTTCTTGCGGGAATTGGTGCGATCGCTCGAAGACGCCGGCGTGCTCGTGCGCGACGAGCGCTACATCTGGCAGGTTTCGGGCTCGGCCGCAAGCCAGCTGCCGAGCACGGTCAGCGGCGTTATCCGGTCGCGCCTCGACCGGCTGGGGCCGGCGATGCGCTCGGTTTTGCAGCTGGCCTCGGTCGTCGGCCGCAACTTCGAACCCGCGCTCATCGCCCAGCTTGCCGAGCAGCAGGCGGATTCGCTCCCGCTCGAAGCCCTGGAGGCCGCCGAGTTCCTGCACCGGCGCTCGTCGGGCGAGTGGCAGTTCTATCAGGCGCTGACTCATGAGGCGGTCTACAATTCATTGCTGCTTGCCAAGCGCAAGGAGTTGCACCGCAAGGTGGGGCAAGCGCTCGAGCAGCAGCTGGGCGCGCGCTGCGAAGAGAGCCCTGAGGTCCTGGCGCGCCACTTCTTGCTCGGCGAGGTCATCCCCAAGGCCGTCTATTACCTGTTTCGTTCCGGTGAGAAGGCCCTGCGCGGCTTCTCGAACCAGGAGGCCCTCCACTGCTTCGAGCAGTGCCTCACGCTCATGGAGCGCGAAAAGGAGCTGCTCGAGACGCCCTCGCGCGCCGAGGTGCTGCTCGCCCTTTCGGAGCTGCTTGCGACCACGGGCCAGTACGCCCAGGCGATCGCCCATCTCAGCACCGTGCTCGCCGAGCAGACCCACCCTCAGGAGCGCGCCGAGACCATGCGTCGCCTGGGAGGCATCTACAACCTCCAGGGCCAGTACGGCGAGGCCATGACCTATTACGAGCAGGGCCTTTCGGCGCTCGCGACCGCCGATGACCCCCTGGTGCGGGCGCGGATCCTGCTGGACCAGGCCCTCAGCCTCTTCCGCCAGGGCCAGTACGAGGAGGTCGTTGGCCTCTGCCAGGGGAGCCTCGAGGCCCTGAGCGGCACCGAGCATCCCAAGGAGACGGCGATGGCGCTCAGCATCCTGGGGATCGTCTGCTACCGTCAGAACCAGTTGCCCGTCGCCGAGGCCTACCACATGCAGGCCGCGGAGCTGCGCGAGCAGATCCAGGACGTGTTCGGCGTGGCCTCGAGCCTCAACAACCTGGGCGCCCTCTACCTGGAGCTCGGCGACTGGGGGCGCTGCGCGGAGAACTACGAGCGGAGCCTGCGTCTCTACGAGCAAATCGGCGACGTGAGCCGGCAGATCATCCAGATGAACAACCTGGGCGATCTGCTGCGCAACCGCGGGGATCTCGCCCAGGCCCTGGACTTCCACCGCCAGGCCCTGGATCGCAGCCAGGAGATCCAGGATTCGTTCGGGGCCGGGGTGGCCGCGGTCGGCATGGGCCTGGTGCTGGTGGCGGACGAGCGGGCCGAAGATGCCATCGAGCGCTTGCTGGAAGGCATCGGGGTCATGCGCGGGATCAACGCGGTGGAGGTGCTGCCCGAGGCCCTTGCGGCGCTCGCCAAGGCCTACCATCGCTGCGCGCGGCCGATCGAGGCCCGCGAGGCCTTGGAGCAGGGCCTCGCCCAGGCCAAGGAGAACACGAGCGATACCCAGCACGGCCTGACCCTGACGGCGGCTGCCCTCATCCACGTGGAGAGCGGTGAGCTCGAAGAAGCTCAGGCGACGATCCAGGCAGCGCTTGCGGCCCTCGGCGAGGCCGGCGCCCCCATCGAGCTGGCACGCGCCACCGCGGTCGAGGCCCGGATCCTCTCGGCTCTGGGCGATCGCGCTGGGGCCGATCGCAAGCGGGAGGAGGCTGCCGTGGTCTTCGACCGGCTCGGCGCGAAGCTCGATCGTGAGGCCCTCGCGACCCTGTAG